From Nymphaea colorata isolate Beijing-Zhang1983 chromosome 6, ASM883128v2, whole genome shotgun sequence, a single genomic window includes:
- the LOC116255530 gene encoding uncharacterized protein LOC116255530 has product MEDYRSRSYADGRMEMEAYNRGYPAPGMHDMRSHSASYASQPYPREMKVKKMKNSGGGSSAKGWSLNDPELQRKKRVASYKVYAVEGKVKGSLTKSFRWLKDRYTQIMYGWW; this is encoded by the coding sequence ATGGAAGATTACAGATCCAGGTCATATGCTGATGGGAGGATGGAGATGGAGGCCTACAACAGGGGATACCCGGCTCCTGGCATGCATGATATGAGGAGCCATAGTGCATCCTATGCCTCGCAGCCGTATCCCAGAGAGATGaaggtgaagaagatgaagaatagTGGAGGTGGATCATCTGCCAAAGGATGGAGTCTTAATGATCCGGAgttgcagaggaagaagagggtTGCTAGCTATAAGGTGTATGCTGTGGAAGGGAAGGTCAAGGGGTCTCTGACGAAGAGTTTCAGATGGCTCAAGGATAGATACACCCAGATCATGTATGGATGGTGGTGA